From a single Bacillus pumilus genomic region:
- the rnmV gene encoding ribonuclease M5, translating to MKIKEIIVVEGRDDTARVKLAVDADTIETNGSAIGDSVIQQVRLAQETRGVIILTDPDFPGEKIRKTIAEAVPGCKHAFLPKHLAKAKRDKGIGVEHASLDSIRECLSHVHEEMEETESDITLDDLFDAGLIGGEASKRRRERLGVLLNIGYTNAKQLQKRLHMFQITKHDFIAALKTVMQEEAE from the coding sequence ATGAAAATCAAAGAAATCATTGTGGTGGAAGGTCGTGATGACACTGCCAGAGTGAAGTTGGCAGTTGATGCAGATACGATCGAAACAAACGGATCAGCAATTGGCGATTCAGTGATTCAACAAGTGCGCCTTGCTCAGGAGACGAGAGGGGTCATTATTTTAACAGATCCTGATTTCCCTGGTGAAAAGATTCGTAAAACCATCGCAGAAGCGGTTCCTGGCTGTAAGCACGCTTTTTTACCAAAACATCTTGCGAAGGCGAAGCGGGACAAAGGAATTGGCGTCGAGCATGCTTCCTTGGACAGTATTCGGGAGTGCCTTTCCCATGTCCATGAGGAAATGGAAGAAACGGAAAGTGACATTACTTTAGATGATTTATTTGACGCAGGCCTTATCGGAGGCGAAGCATCGAAACGCCGCCGTGAACGACTAGGTGTGCTTTTAAATATTGGATATACCAATGCGAAGCAGCTGCAAAAGCGCCTTCACATGTTCCAAATAACCAAACATGATTTTATTGCGGCCTTAAAGACCGTCATGCAGGAGGAAGCCGAATGA
- the rsmA gene encoding 16S rRNA (adenine(1518)-N(6)/adenine(1519)-N(6))-dimethyltransferase RsmA produces the protein MNKDIATPVRTKEILKKYGFSFKKSLGQNFLIDTNILDRIVDHAEVTEETGVIEIGPGIGALTEQLAKRAKKVTAFEIDQRLLPILNDTLSPYDNVTIIHQDVLKADVGKVIEENFADCKEVMVVANLPYYVTTPIIMKLLEENLPLKGIVVMLQKEVADRMAAVPSSKEYNSLSIAVQYYTEAKTVMVVPKTVFVPQPNVDSAVIKLTVRDTPAVSVENDAFFFQLIRASFGQRRKTLMNNLMNNLPDGKKHKAMIEEALLTADIDGKRRGESLSIEEFARLSNVLQKALF, from the coding sequence ATGAATAAAGATATAGCGACACCCGTCAGAACGAAGGAAATATTGAAGAAGTACGGTTTTTCTTTTAAAAAGAGCTTAGGGCAGAACTTTTTAATTGATACAAATATTCTCGATCGTATTGTTGATCATGCAGAGGTTACAGAAGAAACTGGTGTGATTGAGATTGGGCCTGGAATCGGTGCATTGACCGAGCAGCTTGCTAAACGTGCAAAGAAAGTCACTGCTTTTGAAATCGATCAGCGTTTATTGCCCATTTTAAACGATACACTCTCTCCATATGATAATGTCACGATCATTCATCAAGATGTTTTAAAGGCAGATGTGGGGAAGGTGATTGAGGAAAATTTTGCGGACTGTAAAGAAGTGATGGTCGTAGCCAACCTCCCATATTACGTGACGACACCAATTATTATGAAATTGCTTGAAGAAAACCTTCCATTGAAAGGGATTGTCGTCATGCTGCAAAAAGAAGTAGCAGATCGTATGGCGGCTGTCCCTTCATCTAAGGAATATAATTCGCTGTCGATCGCCGTTCAATATTATACGGAAGCGAAAACGGTGATGGTTGTGCCTAAAACGGTTTTTGTTCCACAGCCTAATGTCGATTCGGCTGTCATTAAATTAACCGTTCGTGATACGCCTGCTGTCTCAGTAGAAAATGATGCGTTCTTCTTTCAATTGATCCGTGCGAGCTTTGGTCAGCGCCGAAAAACATTGATGAATAATCTCATGAACAATTTACCTGATGGAAAAAAACATAAAGCGATGATCGAAGAAGCCCTTCTAACAGCAGACATTGATGGCAAGCGCCGCGGAGAGTCATTATCCATTGAGGAATTTGCCCGTTTGTCGAACGTTTTACAAAAAGCCCTATTTTAA
- the yabG gene encoding sporulation peptidase YabG produces the protein MQFQIGDMVTRASYQMDIMFRIIRIDETDQHEATAILHGNEVRLIADAKMSDLVMIQKEEQLTREKDDERKINESLDLLRQDYQLLREKQEYYTSGQYQHQEQYFHMPGKVLHLDGDASYLKKCLDVYERIGVPVYGVHCHEKKMPSMIDSLIDQYRPDILVITGHDAYSKQKGGVHDIGAYRHSRHFVETVQKARRKIPHLDQLVIFAGACQSHFESLIQAGANFASSPSRVNIHALDPVYIVAKISFTPFVDRINVWDVLRNTLTREKGLGGIETKGVLRVGMPYKRDHEST, from the coding sequence ATGCAATTTCAAATAGGAGATATGGTGACAAGGGCATCCTATCAAATGGATATTATGTTTCGAATCATTCGAATTGATGAGACAGATCAGCACGAAGCCACCGCCATATTGCATGGGAATGAAGTGAGGCTGATCGCTGATGCTAAGATGTCAGATCTCGTCATGATTCAGAAAGAAGAACAGCTGACTAGGGAGAAGGACGACGAACGAAAAATCAACGAATCGCTCGACCTGCTAAGACAGGATTATCAACTGCTGCGGGAAAAACAAGAGTATTATACTTCTGGACAATATCAGCATCAGGAGCAGTATTTTCACATGCCTGGAAAGGTCCTTCATTTAGATGGAGATGCTTCATACTTAAAAAAATGCTTAGATGTATATGAGCGTATTGGTGTGCCTGTGTATGGGGTGCATTGTCATGAGAAGAAGATGCCAAGCATGATTGACTCGCTCATTGATCAATATCGTCCTGATATTTTGGTTATCACAGGACATGATGCGTATTCCAAGCAAAAGGGCGGCGTGCATGATATCGGTGCCTATCGCCATTCTCGTCATTTCGTTGAAACGGTTCAAAAAGCAAGACGGAAAATTCCTCATTTAGATCAACTTGTGATCTTTGCGGGAGCCTGTCAATCTCATTTTGAATCATTGATCCAAGCGGGTGCTAATTTTGCAAGCTCGCCTTCCCGTGTGAACATCCATGCGCTTGACCCCGTCTATATCGTTGCGAAGATCAGCTTCACTCCATTTGTAGATCGAATCAACGTGTGGGATGTGCTCCGAAATACATTAACAAGAGAAAAGGGCCTCGGAGGCATCGAGACGAAGGGTGTTTTAAGGGTAGGTATGCCATATAAAAGAGACCATGAATCGACATAA
- the veg gene encoding biofilm formation stimulator Veg, whose amino-acid sequence MAKTLSDIKRSLDGNLGKRLTLKANGGRRKTIERSGILAETYPSVFVIQLDQDENSFERVSYSYADILTETVELTFDDTASSVAY is encoded by the coding sequence ATGGCGAAGACTTTGTCCGACATCAAAAGATCGCTTGATGGTAACTTAGGTAAACGTTTGACGTTAAAGGCTAACGGGGGCCGCCGTAAAACAATTGAGCGTTCGGGCATTTTAGCTGAAACGTACCCTTCTGTATTTGTGATTCAATTAGATCAAGATGAGAATTCGTTTGAAAGAGTTTCTTACAGTTATGCAGATATACTGACTGAGACGGTTGAACTAACGTTCGATGATACCGCTAGCTCAGTCGCCTATTAA
- a CDS encoding small, acid-soluble spore protein, alpha/beta type: protein MGRRRGIMSDEFKYELAKDLGFYDTVKNGGWGEIRARDAGNMVKRAIELAQQHMAQDENQR from the coding sequence TTGGGTAGACGCCGAGGCATTATGTCAGATGAGTTCAAATACGAGCTGGCGAAGGATCTTGGATTTTATGATACCGTCAAAAATGGAGGCTGGGGAGAAATTCGTGCGCGTGACGCAGGTAATATGGTCAAACGTGCCATTGAATTAGCTCAACAGCATATGGCTCAGGATGAGAATCAACGATAG
- the ispE gene encoding 4-(cytidine 5'-diphospho)-2-C-methyl-D-erythritol kinase yields the protein MRILEKAPAKINLSLDVHGKRPDGYHEVEMVMTTIDLADRLELTELEKDEIRVSSHNRFVPDDQRNLAYQAAKLLKTRFGIQKGVSIVITKVIPVAAGLAGGSSDAAAALRGLNRLWKLNLSLDELAELGAEIGSDVSFCVHGGTALATGRGEKLKHIATPPHCWVILAKPVIGVSTAEVYRQYDASKVEHPNVQRMIEAIEAKDYKEMCGSLGNVLESVTLKMYPEVDMIKRQMKRFGADAVLMSGSGPTVFGLIQYESKVQRIYNGLRGFCDQVYAVRMIGEQNALD from the coding sequence TTGCGTATTTTAGAAAAAGCACCGGCAAAAATTAATCTCTCACTTGATGTTCATGGAAAAAGACCGGATGGATATCACGAAGTGGAGATGGTGATGACAACAATAGACCTTGCAGATCGACTAGAGCTGACGGAACTGGAGAAGGATGAAATCCGTGTATCATCTCATAATCGATTTGTACCAGATGATCAGCGTAATTTGGCTTATCAGGCGGCTAAATTACTCAAAACAAGGTTCGGTATTCAAAAAGGTGTATCCATTGTCATCACAAAAGTCATTCCAGTCGCAGCAGGTTTAGCTGGGGGCAGCAGTGATGCGGCGGCAGCTCTTCGCGGCTTAAATCGTTTGTGGAAGTTAAACCTCTCGTTAGATGAACTAGCTGAGCTTGGAGCGGAGATCGGCTCAGATGTGTCCTTTTGTGTACATGGAGGCACAGCACTAGCGACAGGACGTGGAGAAAAGCTGAAGCATATTGCGACACCGCCGCATTGCTGGGTGATTTTAGCGAAGCCAGTAATCGGTGTATCTACAGCTGAAGTCTATAGACAATATGACGCAAGCAAAGTAGAACATCCAAATGTACAGCGTATGATTGAAGCGATTGAAGCGAAAGATTATAAAGAGATGTGCGGCTCACTCGGTAACGTTCTAGAGTCTGTGACATTAAAGATGTATCCAGAAGTAGATATGATCAAGAGACAGATGAAGCGTTTCGGTGCTGACGCTGTTTTAATGAGTGGAAGTGGCCCAACAGTATTTGGCTTGATTCAATATGAATCAAAGGTACAAAGAATATATAACGGACTGAGAGGATTTTGTGATCAAGTATACGCTGTCCGCATGATCGGCGAACAAAATGCCCTTGATTAA
- the purR gene encoding pur operon repressor, which produces MKFRRSGRLVDLTNYLLTHPHVLVPLTFFAERYQSAKSSISEDLTIIKQTFEQQGIGTLLTVPGAAGGVKYIPKIHLKEADDVVNDIGEALSTPERVLPGGYLYLTDVLGNPSTLAKIGKLFATIFADRAIDVVMTVATKGIPIAYSVAGYLNVPVVIVRKDNKVTEGSTVSINYASGSSNRIQTMSLAKRSLDKGSNVLIIDDFMKAGGTINGMVNLLEEFNANVAGIGVLLEDEGVDERLVDEYVSLLKLSTIDMKQKIIEINEGNFHEFFHSKA; this is translated from the coding sequence ATGAAGTTTCGTCGAAGCGGCAGATTGGTGGACTTAACAAATTATTTGTTAACCCACCCGCACGTATTAGTACCGTTAACTTTTTTTGCAGAAAGATATCAATCTGCGAAGTCCTCCATTAGTGAAGACTTAACGATTATCAAACAGACCTTCGAACAGCAGGGAATAGGCACATTGCTTACTGTACCTGGTGCTGCTGGCGGAGTGAAATATATTCCTAAGATTCACCTAAAAGAAGCAGACGACGTAGTAAACGATATCGGAGAGGCTCTATCGACTCCTGAACGTGTACTTCCTGGCGGTTATTTATATTTAACCGATGTTTTAGGTAATCCATCAACCCTTGCGAAAATAGGTAAACTGTTTGCAACGATCTTTGCAGATCGTGCGATTGATGTCGTCATGACCGTTGCGACTAAGGGGATTCCAATTGCCTATTCTGTTGCGGGTTATTTAAATGTGCCTGTTGTGATTGTTAGAAAAGATAATAAGGTAACCGAAGGATCAACTGTAAGTATTAACTACGCGTCAGGTTCGTCTAACAGAATTCAGACCATGTCACTTGCAAAGCGGAGCTTAGATAAAGGATCCAATGTCCTGATCATTGATGACTTTATGAAAGCGGGCGGAACCATTAACGGCATGGTGAATTTGCTAGAGGAATTTAATGCAAATGTTGCAGGGATCGGTGTTCTTTTAGAAGATGAAGGCGTAGATGAACGTCTTGTCGATGAATATGTCTCGTTGTTAAAGCTGTCAACCATTGATATGAAGCAGAAGATCATTGAGATCAATGAAGGCAATTTCCACGAGTTTTTTCATTCGAAAGCTTAA
- the ridA gene encoding 2-iminobutanoate/2-iminopropanoate deaminase, with translation MTKVVQTKHAPAAIGPYSQGIIVNNMFYSSGQIPLTPAGDFVNGDIKEQTHQVFRNLEAVLEAAGASFETVVKATVFIKDMEQFAEVNEVYGEYFHTHKPARSCVEVARLPKDALVEIEVIALVK, from the coding sequence ATGACAAAAGTTGTTCAAACCAAACATGCACCAGCAGCCATTGGACCTTACTCTCAAGGGATTATTGTCAATAACATGTTTTACAGCTCAGGGCAGATTCCATTAACGCCAGCTGGAGATTTTGTAAATGGAGATATTAAAGAACAAACACATCAAGTGTTCCGTAATCTTGAAGCCGTACTTGAAGCAGCAGGTGCTTCTTTTGAAACAGTCGTGAAAGCAACAGTTTTCATAAAAGATATGGAACAATTCGCAGAAGTGAACGAAGTGTATGGCGAGTATTTCCATACACATAAGCCAGCTCGTTCATGTGTGGAAGTAGCAAGACTTCCTAAGGATGCACTTGTAGAAATTGAAGTGATTGCATTAGTGAAGTAA
- the spoVG gene encoding septation regulator SpoVG — MEVTDVRLRRVNTDGRMRAIASITLDHEFVVHDIRVIDGNNGLFVAMPSKRTPDGEFRDIAHPINSSTRGKIQDAVLNEYHRLGEEEETIEYEEAGAS; from the coding sequence GTGGAAGTTACTGACGTAAGATTACGCCGCGTGAATACCGATGGTCGCATGAGGGCGATTGCATCCATCACGCTGGACCACGAATTTGTTGTTCATGATATTCGTGTGATTGATGGAAACAATGGCTTGTTTGTTGCAATGCCTAGCAAACGCACGCCTGATGGAGAGTTTCGCGATATTGCACATCCAATTAATTCAAGCACTCGGGGTAAAATCCAAGATGCTGTTTTAAATGAGTATCATCGCTTAGGCGAAGAGGAAGAGACAATTGAATATGAAGAAGCTGGAGCTTCTTAA
- the glmU gene encoding bifunctional UDP-N-acetylglucosamine diphosphorylase/glucosamine-1-phosphate N-acetyltransferase GlmU, translated as MDKRFAVILAAGKGTRMKSKLYKVLHPVCGKPMVEHVADEALKLSLAKLVTIVGHGAEDVKEQLGDRSEYALQAEQLGTAHAVKQAKSFLAQEKGTTIVICGDTPLLTAETMEAMLSEHQKHQAKVTILTAHADDPTGYGRIIRDETGAVVKIVEHKDANDAERQVNEINTGTYCFSNEDLFRVIEQVSNENAQGEYYLPDVIEILKNEGQTVAAYQTPHFEETLGVNDRIALSQAEQFMKRRINHQHMKNGVTLIDPENTYISPDAVIGEDTVIYPGTVIKGNVKIGADATIGPNTEIVDSIIGDRTVIKQSVVCDSEVGVDVTIGPFAHIRPLSKIGDEVKIGNFVEIKKTIFGDRSKASHLSYIGDAEVGTDVNLGCGSITVNYDGKNKFLTKIEDGAFIGCNSNLVAPVTVGKGAYVAAGSTVTEDVPQDALSIARARQVNKEDYVKNIHKK; from the coding sequence ATGGATAAGCGGTTCGCAGTGATTTTAGCAGCGGGAAAAGGAACGAGAATGAAGTCAAAGCTATACAAAGTACTTCATCCAGTTTGCGGAAAACCAATGGTCGAGCATGTGGCAGATGAAGCGTTAAAGCTTTCTTTAGCCAAGCTAGTGACGATTGTCGGTCATGGAGCAGAGGACGTCAAAGAGCAGCTTGGAGACAGAAGTGAGTATGCACTTCAAGCAGAACAGCTGGGAACAGCCCATGCCGTCAAACAAGCAAAGTCGTTCCTTGCGCAGGAAAAGGGAACAACCATTGTCATTTGTGGTGATACACCATTATTGACAGCGGAAACAATGGAAGCCATGTTGAGCGAGCATCAAAAACATCAAGCGAAAGTTACTATTTTAACAGCACATGCGGATGACCCGACGGGTTACGGTCGTATTATTCGTGACGAAACTGGTGCTGTCGTGAAAATTGTGGAGCATAAAGATGCGAATGATGCAGAACGTCAAGTGAATGAAATTAATACAGGGACCTATTGCTTCTCAAATGAAGATCTCTTCCGTGTGATTGAGCAAGTGTCCAATGAAAATGCACAAGGCGAATACTACTTGCCAGACGTCATTGAAATTTTAAAGAATGAAGGGCAAACAGTTGCAGCGTATCAAACACCGCATTTTGAGGAAACACTTGGAGTCAATGATCGTATCGCTCTATCACAAGCAGAGCAATTCATGAAGCGACGTATTAATCATCAGCATATGAAGAATGGTGTGACCTTGATTGATCCTGAGAACACGTATATTTCACCAGATGCTGTTATCGGTGAAGATACAGTCATTTATCCTGGGACGGTCATCAAAGGGAATGTAAAAATCGGTGCAGACGCTACTATTGGGCCAAACACTGAAATTGTTGACAGCATCATCGGAGATCGCACAGTGATTAAGCAATCTGTCGTCTGCGATAGTGAGGTTGGAGTTGATGTGACAATTGGGCCTTTTGCTCATATTCGCCCGCTGTCGAAAATTGGCGATGAAGTGAAGATCGGGAATTTTGTCGAAATCAAGAAGACGATTTTCGGTGACCGCAGCAAGGCATCTCATCTAAGCTACATTGGAGATGCAGAAGTCGGAACGGATGTAAACCTTGGCTGTGGGTCCATTACAGTCAACTATGATGGGAAGAATAAATTCTTAACGAAGATTGAGGACGGCGCTTTTATTGGCTGTAATTCAAATCTCGTGGCACCAGTCACTGTCGGAAAAGGGGCATATGTTGCAGCCGGCTCAACGGTTACAGAAGATGTACCGCAGGATGCATTGTCTATTGCTAGAGCAAGACAAGTCAACAAAGAAGATTATGTGAAAAATATTCATAAAAAATAA
- a CDS encoding ribose-phosphate diphosphokinase: MSNRYADANLKIFSLNSNPELAKEIADRIGVDVGKSSVKRFSDGEVQINIEESIRGCDCYVIQSTSAPVNEHIMELLIMVDALKRASAKTVNIVIPYYGYARQDRKAKPREPITAKLFANLLETAGATRVIALDLHAPQIQGFFDIPIDNLMAVPILTNYFEQKNLNDIVVVSPDHGGVTRARKMADRLKAPIAIIDKRRPKPNVAEVMNIIGNIEGKTAILIDDIIDTAGTITLAANALVENGAAEVYACCTHPVLSGPAVERITNSKIKELVVTNSIRLTDDKKVEKFIPLSVGPLLAEAIIRVHEEESVSYLFS; the protein is encoded by the coding sequence ATGTCTAATCGTTATGCTGATGCGAATTTAAAGATATTCTCTTTGAATTCAAACCCTGAACTTGCTAAAGAAATTGCCGATCGTATCGGAGTCGATGTAGGAAAGAGCTCTGTTAAACGCTTTAGTGACGGTGAAGTCCAAATCAATATTGAAGAAAGTATCCGCGGCTGTGATTGTTATGTCATTCAATCAACGAGTGCACCAGTCAATGAGCACATTATGGAACTGCTCATTATGGTAGATGCACTAAAACGCGCTTCTGCGAAAACTGTCAATATCGTGATCCCTTATTACGGATATGCACGTCAAGATCGTAAGGCAAAACCTCGTGAGCCAATCACTGCGAAGCTTTTTGCAAACTTGCTTGAAACAGCAGGTGCTACACGTGTCATTGCACTTGATCTTCATGCGCCGCAAATCCAAGGTTTCTTTGATATTCCAATCGATAACTTAATGGCTGTGCCAATCTTAACAAACTATTTCGAACAGAAAAACTTGAATGATATCGTCGTTGTGTCTCCTGACCACGGTGGGGTAACACGTGCGCGTAAAATGGCAGATCGTCTGAAAGCACCAATCGCCATTATCGACAAACGTCGTCCGAAGCCAAACGTTGCTGAAGTGATGAATATCATTGGTAACATTGAAGGTAAAACAGCGATTCTCATCGATGATATTATTGATACAGCTGGTACCATTACACTTGCTGCAAACGCACTTGTCGAAAATGGAGCGGCTGAAGTATATGCGTGCTGTACTCACCCAGTATTGTCTGGACCAGCAGTAGAACGTATCACAAACTCTAAAATCAAAGAATTAGTTGTGACAAACAGTATTCGCTTAACAGATGACAAGAAAGTTGAAAAATTCATTCCACTTTCAGTTGGGCCTTTGCTTGCAGAAGCCATCATCCGTGTACATGAAGAAGAATCTGTGAGCTATCTTTTCAGCTAA
- a CDS encoding 50S ribosomal protein L25/general stress protein Ctc, with protein MATLKANKRTDFKRSTLQKIRHSGHVPGVIYGKNTDNLAVSLDSIDLLKTLRDEGKNTIITLDVSGETKSVMVTELQTDPLKNELVHADFQVVDLQREIEADVPVQLIGESKGVKDGGVLQQPLFELSITAKPKDIPQHIEADITNLEVNDVLTVADLSVQSSYQVNNDPDEVVASILPPQQSEVPEPDSEEEPQEPEAIKEKDDDGE; from the coding sequence ATGGCAACTTTAAAAGCAAATAAAAGAACTGATTTCAAACGTTCCACACTGCAAAAAATCCGTCATTCAGGACACGTTCCTGGTGTCATATACGGAAAAAATACAGACAACTTGGCCGTCTCTCTAGACAGCATCGATTTATTGAAAACCTTACGTGATGAAGGAAAAAATACAATCATCACATTAGACGTAAGCGGTGAAACAAAATCCGTGATGGTCACAGAATTACAAACAGATCCGCTGAAAAATGAGCTTGTCCATGCAGATTTCCAAGTAGTTGACTTACAGCGTGAAATTGAAGCAGATGTACCTGTACAGCTGATTGGTGAATCTAAAGGGGTAAAAGATGGCGGTGTGCTTCAGCAGCCACTATTTGAGCTATCCATTACAGCGAAACCAAAAGATATCCCGCAGCATATTGAAGCAGATATTACAAACTTAGAAGTGAATGATGTCTTAACAGTGGCTGATTTATCTGTTCAGTCATCGTATCAAGTGAATAACGATCCAGATGAAGTCGTTGCATCCATTCTTCCGCCTCAGCAATCAGAGGTCCCTGAGCCAGATAGTGAAGAGGAACCACAAGAACCTGAGGCTATTAAAGAAAAGGATGACGATGGAGAATAA
- the pth gene encoding aminoacyl-tRNA hydrolase — translation MIAFVGLGNPGKEYEKTRHNVGFMTIDELSKKWDIPLNQSKFHGQFGTGFVSGQKVLLVKPLTYMNLSGECVRPLMDYYDIPLEHLKVIYDDLDLPTGRIRLRTKGSAGGHNGIKSLIQHLGSPEFDRFRIGIGRPQNGMKVVDYVLGRFSEEEQPDIASAIQASVEACEAALTKPFLEVMNDFNKKV, via the coding sequence ATGATTGCATTCGTTGGATTAGGTAATCCAGGAAAAGAATATGAGAAAACAAGACATAATGTCGGGTTTATGACCATAGATGAGTTATCGAAAAAATGGGACATCCCTTTAAATCAATCAAAATTCCACGGACAATTTGGAACGGGGTTTGTTTCAGGGCAAAAGGTTCTACTTGTAAAGCCGCTTACATATATGAACTTATCGGGAGAATGCGTGCGTCCACTAATGGATTACTATGATATTCCCCTTGAACATTTGAAAGTCATCTATGATGATCTTGATTTGCCAACTGGCCGAATTCGTTTGCGTACAAAAGGGAGTGCAGGCGGACATAATGGAATCAAGTCGTTGATTCAGCATTTAGGGTCACCTGAGTTTGACCGATTCCGTATCGGGATTGGACGTCCTCAAAATGGCATGAAGGTCGTCGATTACGTGCTAGGACGCTTTTCTGAAGAGGAACAGCCTGACATTGCATCAGCTATTCAGGCGTCTGTCGAGGCTTGTGAGGCCGCTTTAACAAAGCCGTTTTTAGAAGTGATGAATGATTTTAACAAGAAGGTATAA
- a CDS encoding anti-sigma-F factor Fin family protein — MALHYYCRHCGVKVGSLDESAVQSEALGFHHLTNEERNDMISYKENGDLHVQTICEDCQEALERNPDYHQYHTFIQ; from the coding sequence ATGGCTTTGCATTATTACTGCCGGCACTGTGGTGTAAAGGTTGGCAGTCTAGATGAATCTGCTGTTCAAAGTGAAGCACTTGGATTTCATCACTTAACAAATGAAGAAAGAAACGATATGATTTCTTATAAGGAAAATGGTGATTTACATGTACAAACCATTTGTGAGGATTGCCAAGAGGCGCTCGAAAGAAATCCTGATTACCATCAGTATCATACTTTTATTCAATAA